From one Lycium barbarum isolate Lr01 chromosome 6, ASM1917538v2, whole genome shotgun sequence genomic stretch:
- the LOC132645291 gene encoding uncharacterized protein LOC132645291 gives MSDGGLTVLDGTHLRAINLTLPSPADSSSVTGAQVLDFAESKVSESLFGFSLPDTVKSAALNRIGVTDDVEFRCEEVDPENVPSLLGNYVDAIANELQDDPIVVAILDGKTLQIFLEDEDDFAMLAENLFTDLDTEDRGKIKRNQIQDALFNMGVEMGIPPLSEFPLVSDILKRHGAEGEDELGQAQFAHLLQPVLQELADILAEKPVVVLQKMKINNGSKLRKILADEKQLSETVEKIMQEKKDSLSKKDVIRHYLEKNGASLGLPPLKNDEVVILLYDVVLLDIEDENTDGTSEKDEFLVLLKEILEKFAAQLEVNPTFHDLDN, from the exons ATGTCAGACGGAGGATTAACGGTTTTGGACGGAACACACCTCAGAGCCATCAACTTAACGTTACCATCACCGGCCGACAGCTCATCAGTCACCGGTGCTCAGGTTCTCGATTTCGCAGAATCCAAAGTATCAGAATCACTTTTCGGCTTCTCATTGCCGGATACTGTCAAGTCGGCTGCTCTTAACCGCATCGGCGTTACCGATGACGTGGAATTCCGATGTGAAGAGGTTGATCCTGAAAATGTACCGTCTTTGCTCGGGAATTACGTCGATGCCATTGCGAATGAGCTTCAAG ATGATCCTATAGTCGTTGCAATTTTGGATGGAAAAACTCTTCAAATATttttggaagatgaagatgacttTGCCATGTTGGCTGAGAATCTTTTCACAGATTTAGACACAGAAGATAGAGGAAAGATCAAAAGAAATCAAATACAGGATGCTCTCTTTAACATGGGTGTTGAAATGGGAATTCCTCCTCTTTCAG AGTTTCCTCTAGTAAGTGACATTTTAAAGAGGCATGGAGCTGAAGGAGAGGATGAATTGGGGCAAGCACAATTTGCCCATCTACTTCAACCTGTGCTTCAGGAACTGGCAGATATTCTTGCTGAGAAGCCTGTGGTTGTACTGCAGAAAATGAAGATCAATAATGGTTCCAAATTAAGAAAG ATTTTGGCTGATGAAAAGCAACTAAGTGAAACAGTAGAGAAGATAATGCAGGAAAAGAAAGATAGTTTAAGTAAAAAAGATGTCATTCGGCATTATCTCGAGAAAAATGGAGCATCATTGGGCTTGCCACCTCTGAAGAATGATGAAGTGGTGATTCTTCTATATGATGTCGTATTACTTGATATAGAAGATGAAAACACCGATGGAACATCAGAGAAGGACGAATTCTTGGTTTTACTGAAAGAGATCCTTGAGAAATTCGCTGCTCAACTTGAAGTTAACCCAACTTTTCATGATCTTGACAACTGA